The following proteins are co-located in the Halorussus caseinilyticus genome:
- a CDS encoding succinic semialdehyde dehydrogenase translates to MTTTSDRLPERTTADALSRLAASVRTEDDRPEIPVEAPYSGSTIQTIPASTSADVLAAFERAREAQPAWADREASERAAVVRRFHDLALDRRAELLDVTQLESGKARIDAFEEVLDVATTARHYAHRAADYLAPSRRKGALPLLTKTTVNRRPVGVVGVVSPWNYPMTLSVSDAIPALLAGNAVVCKPASETPFTALALRDLLREAGTPDDVFQVVTGHGSEAGGAVVEEADYVCFTGSTETGREVARRAGANLTDCSLELGGKNPMVVLADADIETAVEGAIQGCFTNAGQLCISFERLYVASEVYDAFLDRFVRRTRALDLRPAYDYGPDVGSLVGPDQLETVERHVEDAVAKGADVLTGGRARPDIGPYFYEPTVLSGVTDEMAAGCEETFGPVVSVEPFDAESEAIRMANDSDYGLNASVWTEDGERGRDIARRIDCGTVNVNDAYAAAWASIDAPMGGMKDSGLGRRHGDEGFLKYTEAQTVAEQRGAPIGAPRGVPDSWYATGMALALRAMDRIPGVR, encoded by the coding sequence ATGACCACGACTTCGGACCGACTCCCGGAGCGAACAACTGCCGACGCGCTCTCTCGTCTCGCCGCGTCGGTCCGGACCGAGGACGACCGCCCCGAAATTCCGGTCGAAGCGCCGTACTCTGGAAGTACCATACAAACGATTCCCGCGAGTACGTCCGCGGACGTACTCGCGGCGTTCGAGCGCGCGCGGGAGGCCCAACCTGCGTGGGCCGACCGTGAGGCGTCCGAGCGCGCGGCCGTCGTCCGGCGGTTTCACGACCTCGCGTTGGACCGGCGGGCCGAACTGCTCGACGTGACCCAACTCGAAAGCGGGAAAGCGCGCATCGACGCCTTCGAGGAGGTGCTGGACGTGGCGACCACCGCGCGCCACTACGCCCACCGCGCCGCCGACTACCTCGCGCCCTCGCGCCGGAAGGGGGCGCTTCCGTTGCTCACGAAGACCACCGTCAACCGGCGACCCGTCGGCGTCGTCGGCGTCGTCTCACCGTGGAACTACCCGATGACGCTCTCGGTGTCGGACGCGATTCCGGCCCTGCTCGCGGGCAACGCCGTGGTGTGCAAGCCAGCGAGCGAGACGCCGTTTACGGCGCTGGCGCTCCGGGACCTCCTCCGGGAGGCCGGGACGCCCGACGACGTGTTTCAGGTCGTGACGGGCCACGGGAGCGAGGCGGGCGGCGCAGTCGTCGAGGAGGCCGATTACGTCTGTTTCACCGGAAGCACCGAGACCGGCCGGGAGGTGGCCCGGCGCGCGGGCGCGAATCTGACCGACTGCTCGCTCGAACTCGGCGGCAAGAACCCGATGGTGGTTCTCGCGGACGCCGACATCGAAACGGCGGTGGAGGGCGCGATTCAGGGGTGTTTCACCAACGCGGGCCAACTCTGCATCTCGTTCGAGCGCCTCTACGTCGCCAGCGAGGTCTACGACGCGTTCTTAGACAGGTTCGTCCGGCGGACCCGCGCGCTTGACCTCCGACCGGCCTACGACTACGGGCCGGACGTGGGGTCGCTGGTCGGTCCGGACCAACTCGAAACCGTCGAGCGACACGTCGAGGACGCCGTGGCGAAGGGCGCAGACGTGTTGACCGGCGGCCGAGCGCGGCCCGACATCGGGCCGTACTTCTACGAACCGACGGTTCTGTCGGGCGTGACCGACGAGATGGCGGCCGGGTGCGAAGAGACCTTCGGCCCGGTGGTGTCGGTCGAACCCTTCGACGCCGAGTCGGAGGCGATTCGGATGGCGAACGACTCCGACTACGGTCTGAACGCGAGCGTCTGGACCGAGGACGGCGAGCGCGGCCGGGACATCGCCCGGCGTATCGACTGCGGGACGGTCAACGTCAACGACGCCTACGCCGCGGCGTGGGCCTCCATCGACGCGCCGATGGGCGGGATGAAGGACTCGGGACTCGGGCGACGGCACGGCGACGAAGGGTTCCTGAAGTACACCGAGGCACAGACCGTCGCCGAACAGCGCGGCGCGCCGATTGGCGCGCCGCGCGGGGTGCCCGACTCGTGGTACGCGACGGGGATGGCGCTCGCGCTCCGAGCGATGGACCGGATTCCGGGGGTGCGGTGA
- a CDS encoding SDR family oxidoreductase yields the protein MAESVFLTGFPGFLGSELVARLLDRYPEDVPVRCLVQSKYRDLAERRAAEIEGRKRDGERNRERDPRDGADESAPSRVELYEGDVTESDLGLGDDYADLQADAVEVYHLAAVYDLGVAREVGMAVNVEGTRNVLDFAAGCPALRRFQYVSTCYVSGRHDGVFTHRDLDVGQTFNNHYEETKFLAEVEVQRRMDDGLPATIYRPAITVGDSETGETQKYDGPYYLLELLGRQSALLPGANVAAVPTFGDPRDYEVNVVPRDFVVEAIANLSARDDSAGEVYQLCDPNPPTVAGMVRTFAAATGTRILRVPVPGGASLARRSLDAIPGLADALGVEPAVLDYFVHPTSYTCANAIRDLHGSGVACPAFEEYADALVRFFRENPDVSADAMT from the coding sequence ATGGCGGAATCGGTGTTCCTGACCGGGTTCCCCGGCTTTCTGGGGTCCGAACTGGTCGCGCGCTTGCTCGACCGGTACCCCGAGGACGTGCCGGTTCGGTGTCTGGTTCAGTCGAAGTACCGGGACCTCGCCGAGCGACGCGCCGCCGAAATCGAGGGACGAAAGCGCGACGGGGAGCGAAACCGGGAGCGCGACCCGCGCGACGGCGCGGACGAGTCCGCGCCGTCGCGCGTCGAACTGTACGAGGGCGACGTTACGGAGTCGGACCTCGGCTTGGGCGACGACTACGCGGACTTGCAGGCCGACGCGGTGGAGGTGTACCACCTCGCGGCGGTGTACGACCTCGGAGTCGCCCGCGAGGTGGGGATGGCGGTCAACGTCGAGGGGACCCGCAACGTGCTGGACTTCGCGGCGGGGTGTCCGGCCCTCCGGCGGTTCCAGTACGTCAGCACCTGCTACGTCAGCGGGCGGCACGACGGCGTGTTTACCCACCGTGACCTCGACGTGGGACAGACCTTCAACAACCACTACGAGGAGACCAAGTTTCTCGCGGAGGTCGAGGTCCAGCGCCGGATGGACGACGGTCTCCCGGCGACGATTTACCGGCCAGCAATCACCGTCGGCGACAGCGAGACGGGCGAGACTCAGAAGTACGACGGGCCGTACTACCTGCTGGAACTGCTCGGGCGGCAGTCGGCGCTCCTGCCGGGCGCGAACGTCGCCGCGGTGCCAACGTTCGGGGACCCCCGCGACTACGAAGTCAACGTCGTGCCCCGCGACTTCGTAGTCGAGGCGATAGCCAACCTGAGCGCCCGCGACGACTCCGCGGGCGAGGTGTATCAGCTCTGTGACCCGAACCCGCCCACCGTCGCGGGGATGGTCCGGACGTTCGCGGCGGCGACGGGCACCCGGATTCTCCGGGTGCCCGTGCCGGGCGGCGCGAGTCTCGCCCGGCGCTCGCTCGACGCGATTCCGGGACTAGCCGACGCGCTCGGGGTCGAACCGGCGGTTCTGGACTACTTCGTCCACCCGACGAGTTACACCTGCGCGAACGCGATTCGGGACCTGCACGGGAGCGGGGTCGCGTGCCCGGCGTTCGAGGAGTACGCCGACGCGCTGGTTCGGTTCTTCCGCGAGAACCCCGACGTGTCCGCGGACGCGATGACGTAG
- a CDS encoding pentapeptide repeat-containing protein has protein sequence MARTEERSAADATTTCQYTFDPARHTDARLQTTWECPHEAHGDSDYCRFHMSRDERASNDVTAEDIVARLKRNLESDDVRANEYVGANLPHLSLTYQDINGGTNHVLNFQYADIDGLDITHGRLEQGLNLRGATVGTLKFEGATIGGVLDGDQLSVEGTLSAYETTFREDVSFVGASFHGEVNCDETTFTDDTSFEGATFHDVAHFRNVETTGTSHVLDDHISFAGVEFRDDASFRQATFQYVTFEDTTFHAASDFEHVEFEGDTRFGGVVFDRMADFDEARFHDDACFEDARFKALAEFRGVEFNGGSRTTNDDVTFEGARFEGEADFKLARFRFADFKDATFEGEFNLDRAVFDARADCHRIEISGLANLERSEFREGVTFDGSTFAGDVEAVEAQFYGDADFVGATFRSRVRFTEARFREDASFREAAFHDAAIFRGVVFEGEAKHLEENASFDEVTFEATADFEAASFTNGSFRDVTFHDEGNFRTAEFHKGVEFRIVAGGSGDTYVDLTEATLCGGSVVITADSVVLYDLTKATLGDLNLESEGNQHQLLDHFRFCLTDFDHFDFSNHHAYLERNDWNVHDFLGDESSGRYDVEMTNEVIEETYRKAQDSANAVGDTPAMREFEFKRYFYNRKKNVDIVLHEYSLDVWGRLRKGASVGLNFFMQFTCGYGNRLPRIAVLTFLLPALFGVLYVLGGPLQTQAGVIWDAAQPSTTLFEGLYYSYISFSTIGYGDIGPVGWAAKILAASQGMLNGLFFTLLTFTLFKRVLGGKVPGGFSAVVGDFWSPANCLFLRARETSNPARADATACVSRPTARGMTE, from the coding sequence ATGGCACGAACTGAAGAACGCTCGGCCGCCGACGCGACGACGACCTGTCAGTACACGTTCGACCCGGCGAGGCACACCGACGCGCGCCTCCAGACGACGTGGGAGTGCCCCCACGAGGCCCACGGCGACAGCGACTACTGCCGGTTCCACATGTCCCGCGACGAACGGGCCAGCAACGACGTGACCGCCGAGGACATCGTAGCGCGACTCAAGCGGAACCTCGAATCCGACGACGTTCGCGCCAACGAGTACGTCGGCGCGAACCTCCCGCATCTCTCGCTGACCTATCAGGACATCAACGGCGGGACCAACCACGTCCTCAACTTCCAGTACGCCGACATCGACGGACTCGACATCACTCATGGCCGCCTCGAACAGGGTCTGAACCTCCGGGGTGCCACCGTCGGCACACTCAAGTTCGAGGGCGCGACCATCGGCGGCGTCCTCGACGGCGACCAGTTGTCGGTCGAAGGAACCCTCTCGGCCTACGAGACCACCTTCCGCGAGGACGTGTCGTTCGTCGGCGCGAGTTTCCACGGAGAAGTGAACTGCGACGAGACGACGTTCACCGACGACACGAGTTTCGAGGGCGCGACGTTCCACGACGTGGCCCACTTCCGGAACGTCGAGACGACAGGCACCAGCCACGTCTTGGACGACCACATCTCGTTCGCCGGGGTGGAGTTCCGCGACGACGCGAGTTTCCGGCAGGCGACGTTCCAGTACGTCACCTTCGAGGACACGACGTTCCACGCGGCGTCGGACTTCGAACACGTCGAGTTCGAGGGCGACACCCGCTTCGGCGGCGTCGTCTTCGACCGGATGGCCGACTTCGACGAGGCCCGCTTCCACGACGACGCCTGCTTCGAGGACGCCCGGTTCAAGGCGCTGGCGGAGTTCCGCGGCGTCGAGTTCAACGGCGGCAGTCGGACGACCAACGACGACGTGACCTTCGAGGGCGCGCGCTTCGAGGGCGAGGCCGACTTCAAACTCGCGCGCTTCCGGTTCGCCGACTTCAAGGACGCTACCTTCGAAGGCGAGTTCAACCTCGACCGGGCGGTGTTCGACGCGCGGGCCGACTGCCACCGCATCGAAATCTCGGGTCTCGCCAACCTCGAGCGCTCGGAGTTCCGCGAGGGCGTGACGTTCGACGGGAGTACGTTCGCTGGCGACGTGGAGGCGGTCGAAGCCCAGTTCTACGGCGACGCCGATTTCGTGGGGGCGACGTTCCGGTCGCGCGTCCGGTTCACGGAAGCCCGGTTCCGCGAGGACGCGAGTTTCAGGGAGGCGGCGTTTCACGACGCGGCCATCTTCCGCGGCGTCGTCTTCGAGGGCGAGGCCAAACATCTCGAAGAGAACGCGTCGTTCGACGAGGTGACGTTCGAGGCGACCGCGGACTTCGAGGCCGCGAGTTTCACCAACGGGTCGTTCCGGGACGTGACGTTCCACGACGAGGGGAACTTCCGGACCGCCGAGTTCCACAAGGGCGTCGAGTTCCGGATAGTCGCGGGCGGGAGCGGCGACACGTACGTCGATTTGACCGAGGCCACGCTCTGTGGCGGAAGCGTCGTGATAACCGCCGACAGCGTGGTCCTCTACGACCTGACGAAGGCGACCCTCGGCGACCTGAATCTGGAGAGCGAGGGCAACCAACACCAACTGCTGGACCACTTCCGGTTCTGCCTTACGGACTTCGACCACTTCGACTTCAGCAACCACCACGCCTACCTCGAACGCAACGACTGGAACGTCCACGACTTCCTCGGCGACGAGTCGTCGGGTCGCTACGACGTGGAGATGACCAACGAAGTCATCGAAGAGACCTACCGGAAGGCTCAAGACAGCGCCAACGCGGTGGGCGACACGCCCGCGATGCGGGAGTTCGAGTTCAAGCGGTACTTCTACAACCGCAAGAAGAACGTGGACATCGTTCTCCACGAGTACTCGCTTGACGTGTGGGGCCGACTCCGGAAGGGCGCGAGCGTAGGTCTCAACTTCTTCATGCAGTTCACCTGCGGGTACGGCAACCGACTGCCCCGAATCGCGGTGTTGACGTTCCTGTTGCCCGCGCTGTTCGGCGTTCTCTACGTCCTCGGCGGTCCGCTACAGACCCAAGCGGGCGTCATCTGGGACGCCGCCCAACCCTCCACGACGCTGTTCGAGGGGCTTTACTACAGTTACATCAGTTTCAGTACCATCGGCTACGGCGACATCGGCCCGGTCGGGTGGGCCGCGAAGATTCTGGCGGCGAGTCAGGGGATGTTGAACGGGTTGTTCTTCACTCTGCTCACGTTCACGCTGTTCAAGCGAGTCCTCGGCGGGAAGGTTCCGGGCGGATTTTCGGCGGTCGTCGGAGATTTTTGGTCTCCGGCCAACTGTCTCTTTCTGCGCGCTCGTGAAACATCCAACCCGGCGCGCGCGGACGCGACCGCTTGCGTGTCGCGTCCGACCGCGCGAGGGATGACTGAGTAA
- a CDS encoding spermidine synthase, giving the protein MPNVSTRTKTLTLLAITYVVSFCSFAYEFVYSELLTVMYGGTVTQYVITVGLYFFSLGVGSAMSDDLQADAPSNFFRTEVYLAAVAPAGFMLVVGLNSVTIPKAVPAEAVWVAARLPAIAVGFLSGFELPLLTRMVERTDESGRVLPTAVTRGFGRLYGAALGVLGRFWSVERTPGDRSGLSVVLAMDYVGGLFGAVVYAKVLYPALGLVPTIFVLALLNCVAALVFVARFSERSWGLFAGERRVLASRESAALLAACLVLTAGYAGAVANHRQVDRGVTELYLEQQIESEYAKGAMDAEITSQWTTQYQHVVRYDRTWTGSGANPYFPGETEQCLRLGTAVQLCESWADSYHRGLVDVPMSMYDRGPETNVLVVGGGDWIAIDHLRKYDVSVDHVDLDAEFMAHARNDSFFARWHDDAYEYDRLNTTVGDGYAYLKNTDETYDLVLLDIPGATDDDLLKLYSKEFYGSLRRHLEPDGAVVAWAYSQYGYPQHHKAYLNTVRAAGFDRYAPYWAWEDVDRDGDVERVEQFYVLAPGERAPFPDPDSARATEYVRRYADRYRDLRWRAIPGYRGVEVNSLFDPNYDIIVDT; this is encoded by the coding sequence ATGCCGAACGTCTCCACGCGGACCAAGACGCTGACCCTGCTGGCAATCACGTACGTCGTGTCGTTCTGTAGCTTCGCCTACGAGTTCGTCTACTCGGAGTTGCTGACCGTGATGTACGGCGGCACCGTCACCCAGTACGTCATCACGGTCGGTCTGTACTTCTTCAGTCTCGGCGTCGGGTCGGCGATGTCCGACGACTTGCAGGCCGACGCGCCCTCGAACTTCTTCCGGACCGAGGTGTATCTGGCCGCAGTCGCGCCCGCGGGGTTCATGCTCGTCGTCGGTCTCAACAGCGTGACGATTCCGAAGGCCGTGCCTGCAGAAGCCGTGTGGGTCGCCGCGCGACTCCCCGCCATCGCGGTCGGGTTCCTCTCGGGCTTCGAACTCCCCTTGCTGACCCGGATGGTCGAACGGACCGACGAGTCGGGGCGCGTCCTCCCGACCGCGGTCACGCGCGGGTTCGGCCGCCTCTACGGGGCCGCGCTGGGCGTCCTCGGACGGTTCTGGAGCGTCGAGCGCACGCCGGGCGACCGGAGCGGTCTCTCGGTCGTGCTGGCGATGGACTACGTGGGCGGCCTGTTTGGGGCCGTCGTCTACGCGAAGGTTCTCTACCCCGCGCTCGGACTCGTGCCGACCATCTTCGTGCTGGCCCTGCTGAACTGCGTGGCCGCGCTGGTGTTCGTCGCCCGGTTCAGCGAGCGCTCGTGGGGCCTGTTCGCGGGCGAGCGCCGCGTGCTGGCGAGTCGGGAGTCGGCCGCGCTCCTCGCGGCGTGTCTCGTCCTGACCGCCGGGTACGCGGGCGCGGTCGCCAACCACCGGCAGGTTGACCGCGGCGTGACCGAACTCTACCTCGAACAGCAGATAGAGTCCGAGTACGCGAAGGGCGCGATGGACGCCGAAATCACCAGCCAGTGGACCACCCAGTACCAGCACGTCGTCCGCTACGACCGGACGTGGACCGGAAGCGGAGCGAACCCTTACTTCCCCGGCGAGACCGAGCAGTGCCTCCGACTCGGCACCGCGGTCCAACTCTGCGAGAGCTGGGCCGACTCCTACCACCGGGGACTCGTGGACGTGCCGATGTCGATGTACGACCGCGGACCGGAGACGAACGTCCTCGTCGTCGGCGGCGGCGACTGGATAGCCATCGACCACCTCCGGAAGTACGACGTGAGCGTGGACCACGTGGACTTGGACGCCGAGTTCATGGCCCACGCGCGAAACGACTCGTTCTTCGCGCGCTGGCACGACGACGCCTACGAGTACGACCGACTGAACACCACGGTCGGCGACGGCTACGCCTACCTCAAGAACACCGACGAGACCTACGACCTCGTGTTGCTCGACATCCCCGGCGCGACGGACGACGACCTGCTCAAGCTCTACTCCAAGGAGTTCTACGGGTCGCTCCGGCGGCACCTCGAACCAGACGGCGCGGTGGTCGCGTGGGCCTACTCCCAGTACGGCTACCCCCAGCACCACAAGGCGTACCTGAACACGGTCCGAGCGGCCGGGTTCGACCGCTACGCGCCCTACTGGGCGTGGGAGGACGTGGACCGCGACGGCGACGTAGAGCGCGTAGAGCAGTTCTACGTCCTCGCGCCCGGCGAGCGAGCGCCGTTCCCCGACCCCGATTCGGCCCGCGCCACCGAGTACGTCCGGCGCTACGCCGACCGCTACCGCGACCTGCGGTGGCGCGCGATTCCGGGCTACCGCGGCGTCGAAGTCAACTCGCTGTTCGACCCGAACTACGACATCATCGTAGATACCTGA
- a CDS encoding aldo/keto reductase, producing MEYTTLGDTGTEVSRICLGCMSFGSSDWRPWVLDPEEGEEILERAIDLGINFFDTANMYSNGESERVLGDALEGRRDESVVATKCYFQMDDDDPNSGGLSRKAIEQELENSLDRLGMDTIDLYQIHRWDDDTPIEQTLRALDDAVRRGKVRHVGASSMWAYQFADALHASDSLGLERFQTMQNHYNLVYREEEREMLPLCEQEGVGVMPWSPLARGYLTRPHEDIDATTRGETEEHMYDHPYREGGGKEINERVQELAAQKGVTMAQISLAWLLHKDWVDAPIVGTTSVEHLEDAVEALEIDLSASDIAYLEEPYEPVEVSGHD from the coding sequence ATGGAGTACACCACGCTCGGCGACACGGGCACGGAGGTCAGTCGAATCTGTCTCGGATGTATGAGTTTCGGGTCGAGCGACTGGCGGCCGTGGGTGTTGGACCCCGAGGAGGGCGAGGAGATACTCGAGCGCGCAATCGACCTCGGTATCAACTTCTTCGACACCGCGAACATGTATTCGAACGGCGAGAGCGAGCGCGTACTCGGCGATGCGCTGGAGGGTCGGCGCGACGAGAGCGTCGTCGCCACCAAGTGCTACTTCCAGATGGACGACGACGACCCCAACTCCGGGGGTCTCTCGCGGAAGGCAATCGAGCAGGAACTCGAAAACTCGCTGGACCGCCTCGGGATGGACACCATCGACCTCTACCAGATTCACCGGTGGGACGACGACACCCCCATCGAGCAGACCCTGCGCGCACTCGACGACGCGGTGCGCCGCGGGAAGGTCCGCCACGTCGGGGCCTCCTCGATGTGGGCCTACCAGTTCGCCGACGCCCTCCACGCCAGCGACAGTCTCGGACTGGAGCGGTTCCAGACGATGCAGAACCACTACAACCTCGTCTACCGGGAGGAAGAGCGCGAGATGCTTCCCCTCTGCGAGCAGGAGGGCGTCGGCGTGATGCCGTGGAGTCCCCTCGCGCGGGGATACCTGACCCGGCCCCACGAGGACATCGACGCGACGACCCGCGGCGAGACGGAAGAACACATGTACGACCACCCCTACCGCGAGGGCGGCGGGAAGGAGATAAACGAGCGCGTGCAGGAACTCGCCGCCCAGAAGGGTGTGACGATGGCCCAAATCTCACTGGCGTGGCTCCTGCACAAAGACTGGGTGGACGCGCCCATCGTCGGCACCACCAGCGTCGAACACTTAGAAGACGCGGTGGAGGCGCTGGAAATCGACCTCTCGGCCAGCGACATCGCGTACCTCGAAGAACCCTACGAACCCGTGGAAGTCTCGGGCCACGACTGA
- a CDS encoding potassium channel family protein, with the protein MDKWKRRTLYYLSTLVVVFFGYALVYDYGMTVYEGHNQPFYHSLQVVIETFTTTGYGSDAPWETPEMNVLVMIMDLTGVVLIFMALPVFVVPLFEDALSTTLPTAVEDLEDHVVICTHSPRAETLISELESWDVKYVIVEPDRERAMDLYESGHHVIHGDPESVETLAGANLDAAKALVADASDEVDVSIVLTAREVAEDVRIVSVVEEPDQETYHELAGVDEVLSPRRLVGESLADKVTTAVSAELGEAVEIGSDFEIAELPVQRGSEIAGNTLAESGIRERSGANVIGAWIRGEFETPPSPDLELDSGTVLLVAGRQSQLERLKELTSSQTHRPRRGTVLVAGHGEVGSTVTDALAAANISYTVVDVAEKPGVDVSGDATDPETLEKAGIQQARTVVFTIADDTLTGFGTLVARDLNPDIEVLARAEETENVQKLYRAGADYVLALATVSGRMLASTILEREEVISMGKQVEIVRTTATEFVGQSLAEADVRARTGCTVVAVERDGEVVTEVGPQFRFQHGDDVIVAGTDEGVNRFTTLAN; encoded by the coding sequence ATGGACAAGTGGAAGCGCAGGACGCTCTACTACCTCTCGACGCTCGTGGTCGTCTTCTTCGGCTACGCGCTGGTCTACGACTACGGGATGACCGTCTACGAGGGCCACAATCAGCCGTTTTACCACTCCCTACAGGTCGTGATAGAGACGTTCACGACGACCGGATACGGCTCCGACGCGCCGTGGGAGACCCCCGAGATGAACGTGCTAGTGATGATTATGGACCTCACCGGGGTCGTCCTCATCTTCATGGCCCTGCCGGTGTTCGTCGTTCCGCTGTTCGAAGACGCCCTCTCGACCACGCTCCCGACGGCGGTCGAGGACCTCGAAGACCACGTGGTCATCTGCACCCACTCGCCGCGGGCCGAGACGCTCATCTCCGAGTTGGAGTCGTGGGACGTGAAGTACGTCATCGTGGAACCCGACCGCGAGCGAGCGATGGACCTCTACGAGTCGGGCCACCATGTCATCCACGGCGACCCCGAGTCGGTCGAGACGCTGGCGGGCGCGAATCTCGACGCCGCGAAAGCGCTGGTCGCCGACGCCAGCGACGAGGTGGACGTGAGCATCGTACTGACGGCGCGGGAAGTCGCCGAGGACGTGCGCATCGTCAGCGTCGTGGAGGAACCCGACCAAGAGACCTACCACGAACTCGCTGGCGTGGACGAAGTTCTCTCGCCGCGGCGACTCGTCGGCGAGAGTCTGGCCGACAAGGTGACGACGGCAGTCTCGGCGGAACTCGGCGAGGCGGTCGAAATCGGGTCGGACTTCGAAATCGCCGAGTTGCCGGTCCAGCGCGGGAGCGAAATCGCGGGCAACACCCTCGCCGAGAGCGGCATCCGCGAACGGTCGGGCGCGAACGTCATCGGCGCGTGGATTCGCGGCGAGTTCGAGACGCCGCCCTCGCCCGACTTGGAACTCGACAGCGGGACGGTCCTGCTGGTGGCGGGCCGACAGTCGCAACTCGAACGACTCAAGGAACTCACGAGTTCCCAGACCCACCGGCCCCGCCGGGGGACGGTCCTCGTCGCCGGGCACGGCGAAGTGGGTTCGACCGTCACCGACGCCCTCGCCGCGGCGAACATCTCCTACACGGTGGTAGACGTGGCGGAGAAACCCGGCGTGGACGTGTCGGGTGACGCGACGGACCCCGAGACGCTGGAGAAGGCGGGCATCCAACAGGCCCGGACGGTGGTGTTCACCATCGCCGACGACACCCTCACCGGGTTCGGGACGCTGGTCGCGCGCGACCTCAACCCGGACATCGAAGTGCTGGCGCGGGCCGAGGAGACCGAGAACGTCCAGAAACTCTACCGGGCGGGGGCCGACTACGTGCTGGCGCTGGCTACCGTCTCGGGGCGGATGCTCGCGTCCACGATTCTCGAACGCGAGGAGGTCATCTCGATGGGCAAGCAGGTCGAAATCGTCCGGACCACCGCCACCGAGTTCGTCGGCCAGAGCCTCGCGGAGGCCGACGTTCGGGCGCGGACCGGATGCACCGTCGTCGCAGTCGAGCGCGACGGCGAAGTCGTCACCGAGGTCGGTCCCCAGTTCCGGTTCCAGCACGGCGACGACGTAATCGTCGCCGGGACCGACGAGGGGGTCAACCGGTTCACGACGCTGGCGAACTGA
- a CDS encoding alpha/beta fold hydrolase — protein sequence MNLTAHDVRADDGTRLRVWEDAPESGEDAGAAGDSPASDDAGAADSSAAPAEAVLFVHGAITHSRALFAPPVEGRESPSGDSRLDASYSWLRATADAGRTAYALDVRGYGDSEFPPAMADPPEANDPPVRAGDAADDVAAAFDFATARHGRVHLVGVSWGTMTTGRFLADRDSGANATDVASYVQCAPVYDPPYDFSELVSAFGLDADLGAYYVEDRETVAERKDADENLALFEGVWRAMVESGQGAAADREDAYVAQTGALADVRDCCAGSPPYDPAAIDAPTLVVRGTDDDTARRSDALTLYDELGAADDRKEYAELAGADHYAMHGDRRRALYDLVTAFHDRN from the coding sequence ATGAACCTGACAGCACACGACGTGCGGGCCGACGACGGCACCCGACTCCGGGTGTGGGAGGACGCGCCCGAGAGCGGGGAGGACGCGGGCGCGGCGGGCGATTCACCCGCCTCCGACGACGCGGGCGCGGCGGACTCGTCCGCCGCGCCCGCCGAGGCGGTCCTGTTCGTCCACGGGGCCATCACCCACTCGCGGGCGCTGTTCGCCCCGCCGGTCGAGGGACGCGAGTCGCCGTCCGGCGACTCGCGTCTCGACGCCTCCTACTCGTGGCTCCGCGCGACCGCAGACGCGGGCAGAACCGCCTACGCGCTCGACGTGCGGGGCTACGGCGACAGCGAGTTCCCGCCAGCGATGGCCGACCCGCCCGAGGCGAACGACCCGCCGGTCCGGGCCGGAGACGCCGCGGACGACGTTGCCGCCGCGTTCGACTTCGCAACCGCGCGCCACGGGCGAGTCCACCTCGTCGGCGTCTCGTGGGGCACCATGACGACCGGCCGATTCCTCGCCGACCGCGACTCGGGAGCGAACGCGACCGACGTGGCCTCCTACGTCCAGTGCGCGCCGGTGTACGACCCGCCCTACGACTTCTCGGAACTCGTCTCGGCGTTCGGTCTCGACGCGGACCTCGGCGCGTACTACGTCGAGGACCGCGAGACGGTCGCCGAACGGAAGGACGCCGACGAGAATCTCGCGCTCTTCGAGGGCGTCTGGCGCGCGATGGTCGAGTCCGGGCAGGGAGCGGCCGCCGACCGCGAGGACGCCTACGTCGCCCAGACCGGCGCGCTGGCCGACGTGCGCGACTGCTGTGCCGGGAGTCCGCCCTACGACCCCGCCGCCATCGACGCGCCGACGCTCGTCGTCCGGGGGACCGACGACGACACCGCCCGCCGGTCGGACGCCCTGACCCTCTACGACGAACTGGGCGCGGCCGACGACCGAAAGGAGTACGCCGAACTCGCCGGGGCCGACCACTACGCGATGCACGGCGACCGGCGGCGGGCGCTCTACGACCTCGTGACCGCGTTTCACGACAGAAATTAG